Within the Devosia lucknowensis genome, the region CCCGATGCGGAAAACCTTCTCGCTCACGATCACCCGCAGGTGGCCCTCTTCCACATTCACTTCGCCCTTGGCGATCAGAGTGTTGTTGGCATAGATGCGCAGCGGGTCGTGCTCGTTCGCGTCCAGTTCGATCACCGCGCCGCGGCCCATGCGCAGCATATGGTGGATCGGAATGGTGGTCGCGCCCAGTTCGACAGTGATATCGACTTCAATATTGTCCAGGGTGTTCATAGATAAGGAGAGATCCCGGGTCCGGCCACGATGCGCGCGGATTCGTGTTCCCTCAAAATCGGTCAGGGCTGGTTATGGAAGAGTTAACGCCGGACAGTGAAACGTGCCAGATCGGATCGAAACTGCATCGGACCGATGATCGCACCGTCGAATGGCGGATTTTCGATTCTCCCGTCGACTACGAGACGGCGCTTGCCATGATGGACGAACGCGTCGCCCGGATCGCCGAGGGCGCTGCGCCCGAAGCCGTCTGGTTGCTCGAACACCCACCGCTTTACACCTCGGGCACGTCAGCCCTGCCTGAAGATTTGCTCAACCCGCGCTTCCCGGTCTATCCGGCTGGTCGCGGCGGGCAATACACCTACCATGGTCCCGGCCAGCGCGTGGCCTATGTCATGCTCGATCTCACCCACCGCGGCCGCGATATCCGCTGCCTCGTCCAGGGTCTCGAGCAGTGGATCATCGATACGCTTGCGGCGCATAACGTGACGGGCGAGCGCCGCGAAGGCCGCGTCGGCGTCTGGGTCCAGCGGCCCGACAAGGGCATCGGTCGCGAGGACAAGATTGCCGCCATCGGCGTGCGCGTGCGCAAATGGATCACGTTTCACGGCATTGCCCTCAATGTCGCTCCCGATCTCTCGCACTACGATGGCATCGTCCCCTGCGGCATCACCGATCAGGGCGTCACGTCCTTCGAGGATCTGGGCCTGCTCGTTTCCATGCCGGAAGTGGATTCCGTGCTGCGCGGACGTTTCGAAGCCCTATTCGGCGCAACTGCGCTTGCCATCCCGGCCCTGTCCGACCAATTTGCATCCTGACCAACCGGATTCGAGGAGCCCCTCATGACTTTGGACGATCTCAAGCGCCTCCTGACGCGCCAGACGCTGTTTCGGCTCGATGCCATCCTGTCGCCCAAGCTCGTGCCGATCCTCTACGCTCTGGGCCTTGCGGCCATCCTGCTCTGGGCCATCAGCCACTTCTTCTTCCGCTTCGGCTACGGTTTCGGCGATGGTCTCTGGGGCCTTTTGGAGATCGTGGTCTTTGGACTGCTCTCGCTCGTCGCACTGCGCATCGGCTGCGAAGCATTGTTGGTGTGGTTCAAGAGCCACGAGAACACTGGCGAGACCGTGCAGCGCTCGCGCTATTCGGCTTCCCTGCTCGACGAAGTCCGCGACGCCATCCGCGATCTCGCCGAAGAAGGTGAGGAGCGCGACTTCGCCGAGGCCGACGAATACATCACGCCAGCGACCGAACCCGTCCCCTACGTCCCGGGGCAGACCAGCGCCGGCGATCTTCGTGAGCCCGCTACCGAGCCGGGCCAGACCCATAAGCCGCGCCGCACCGCGAGGCGCACTCCGCCCAAGACCATGACCTGAAACAAAAAGGCCACCCAATGGGTGGCCTTTTCTTTATCTCCCGCTCCTCCACGGGGAGGCCGGGTGGGAGAGTCTTGCGTCCGCGCAACTACTTCTTGTTGACGCTCCATGCGCCCGGGCCGGCGAAAACCAGGTACAGAAAGACGAAGCAGAACAGGATGGCGGCGTCGCCACCATTATTCGTCGGGAACAGGTTACCCGGGGCATGCACCATCCAGTAGGCCACCGCCATGGTGCCCGAAGCCAGCAGTGCCGCCGGCCGGGTGAAGAAGCCGATTGCGATCAGGATGCTGGTGATGATCTCGATGACGCCGGCGAACCAGAAGATGCTTCCGGCTGGCGGCAGGAAGTCGGTGGCCGGAAAGCCGAAAATCTTCTGCGTGCCATGCAGGAAGAACAGCACGGCAGTCACGATGCGCAGCACGGCGAGGGCCTGCGGCGCGTAGGCGGAGAGACGATCGAACATGAGGGGGAATTTCCTTTACGCTGCGCCTCACAGGCGCGTTACGGGACTCGTAACCGCTAATTCATCTCGCCGCGGGTGGAAATCGCCTCAACTCCGGACGCACTGTTCACCGTTTGAGATATTCAAGATCGCGTGTTGTTCGCCATTCGCAACCCTGACACGCCCGCATGGAGGGGCAGTCACATTGCGTAACCGCTCAACATTCTGTATCACCCCCATCCAACTCAGCATCGCACCGAAACATTGCTCAGCGGTTTTCGGCCGGATCGATGCACCATTTGCACTAACCGGAAGACGTGACGCGCATGAATCAGGCGCCTAAAATCGGTCTCGTCAGCCTCGGCTGCCCCAAGGCCCTCGTGGACAGCGAGCGCATCATGACCACCCTGCGCGCCCAGGGCTATTCCTTCTCGCGCGACTATGCCGGGGCCGATGTGGTTCTGGTCAATACCTGCGGTTTCCTCGATAGTGCCAAGCAGGAAAGCCTCGAGGCTATTGGCGAGGCGCTCAACGAGAACGGCAAGGTCATCGTCACCGGCTGCCTCGGTGTCGAGGAAAACCTGATCCGCGAGACCCATCCCAGCGTCTTGGCCATCACCGGTCCGCACCAGTATGAAAGCGTGGTCTCGGCTGTTCACGAGCACCTTCCGCCCGTGCCCAACAAGTTCGTGGATCTCGTCCCCGAAAGCGGACTGAAGCTCACGCCGCGTCACTACGCCTATCTCAAGATTTCCGAAGGCTGCAACAACCGCTGCTCCTTCTGCATCATCCCGCAGATCCGTGGCGACCTGGCCTCGCGCCCAGCCGCAGGCATCCTGTCGGAAGCCGAAGGCCTGATCCGCTCGGGCGTCAAGGAACTGCTGGTCATTTCGCAGGATACCAGCGCCTACGGTCTCGACCTCAAATATGCGACCTCGAAGTATCGCGGACGCGAGGTGAAGGCCAAGTTCTACGATCTGGCCAAGGAGCTGGGTGAGCTCGGCGCCTGGGTGCGCCTGCACTACGTCTATCCCTATCCGCATGTCGATCCGGTCATGGAGCTGATGGCTGAAGGCCTCGTCCTGCCCTATCTCGACATTCCCTTCCAGCACGCCTCGCCCAACGTGCTCAAGGCCATGCGCCGTCCTGCCCACCAGGAAAAGACGCTCAACCGCATCCTCGACTGGAAGCGCCAGGTGCCTGATCTCACCGTCCGCTCCAACTTCATCGTCGGCTTCCCCGGCGAGACCGACGAAGATTTCGAGATGCTGCTCGACTTCATCGAGGAAGCCGAGATCGATCGCGCCGGCTGCTTCAAGTACGAGCCCGTGACCGGCGCCACCGCCAACGAGCTCGACGGGGTCGTGCCCGACGAAGTCAAGGAAGAACGCTTCGCTCAGCTCATGGAAGTGGCGCAGAACGTTTCCTTCGGCCAGCTGCAGAAGAAGGTCGGCCGCACCATCGATGTCATCGTCGACGACGTACGTCCCGAGGAAAACCGGGTGATCGCCCGATCCAAGTGGGACGCGCCCGAGATCGACGGCCAGGTCATCGTCGACGAGGCTCACGGCATCAAGATCGGCGACATCGTCTCGGTCAGGGTGACCGATAATGACGAGTACGATCTCTTCGCAGTGCCCGCACAGGCATAGCACCTTAACGGAGCGTTAAATGTGATCAGCGCCCGGGCAACGCCCCGGGCGTTCTTGCGTTCATGGCTCAAAATGGAGCCCTCTCATGGAACGCTATTTCTTCAATCACCGAGACGCCGATGGCCATCTGGAGATGGATATCGACGGCATCATACTGCCCTCGCTGAACAACGCCCTCGATGAAGCCAGCTTCGCCGCCCGCGGCGCTGTCGCTCTCGCCGAGCAGCAGACCGAAGGCTGCTTCGAGATCGAGGACGCCGGCCGCCGTCTCGTCGCCCGCGTCCCCTACGCTGTTCGCGACGAAAACTAGCGCGCGAATGCCTCGAACGGATTGTCATGGGTGAGGCGCGTTATCGTCGCATCGTCAACACCCACCGCCCGCAACGCCGGCAGGAAACTATCGACCAGATGCGTATAGGGCATCGGCGTCCCGCCACCGGGTTGAGCCGGATCGTACCAGCCGCGATCGTGGCTGAGCAGCAGCCGCTCGCCCTGCCCGGCCTCCAGCGCTCGTGTCACCAGCGTCACGACCTCCGCGTCTGCCACGCGCCCGATATGGTCGAATTCCAGCCACGCCCCACGCTCGAACACGGCGCGATGGAGGCCGAAATCGTTCTCCTCCTGCGTGTGGATCGAGATGAACCGGCTCGCCGACCCGCCCTCCGCCTCGATGATGTCGAGCTGGTCGAGTACCACCCGCCCCTTGATCGTATGCGACCCGATGATGGCTCCGGTCTGCGCCGAAGCGCGCGCGGCCGCCCGCAGGATCCTTGTCTCGAGCGGCGTGATCCCCTCGTCCCCGGCGCTGACCTTGATCCAGGCCGCCACGACGCCCGTGTCGTCGACGCCATCGGTCAGGTGACCCACCATCCAGCGCTCGAGCGCCGCTTCGCTCGCATCCCGCACCCAGTCCGGGATCCACGGCTCGCGATAGTTGCCCGTCGGCACCACGATCGGTAGTCCCGTCGCCTTGGATATGGCCAGGTCGATATCGACCCGCAATCCCACCCCGCCCGTCGAGCATTCCACCAGCGCGGTGACGCCTTGCGCCATGATCGCCTCGATCTGCGGCGCCATCAGCCGGACGACGTCGTCGGGGTCGGCCTGCGCATAGCCCTGCTGGTCCGGGGTGCGCAGATCCACGAAGACATGCTCATGCGGCAGGATCAGCCCCAACTGATGCCGCTCCAGAGCGCCCAAAGTCGTGAACAATCGCTTCATCCTTGCCTCCTCCACCCCGGATTTTTGCCACAGGCCCCTCGCGGGCGGAACCGAGGCTGATCTATATTTTCGAGCGCTGCCACCAATTTGATGCCGCCGCGTTGAGAGCATCACCCAACCGGAGTCGCCGATGACCATTCCGCAGATGCTCGCCTTCACCATCATCGCGGGCATGATGGTGGCCTTCATGGTCGGGCGCTGGCGGTACGACATCGTCGCCATATGTTCTCTTCTGGCGGCGCTAGCCGTCGGTATCGTCCCTGCCGATATGGCCTTCACCGGCTTTGCCAACGACATCGTCATCATCGTGGGCAGCGCGCTCGTGGTCAGCGCCGCCGTCGCGCGCTCCGGCATCATGGAAGTGGCCATCCGCCGCTTCCTGCCCGGCCTCAGCGCCCCGCGCCTGCAGCTGATCGTGCTGGTCACCGTCGTCACCATCCTCTCCGCCTTCGTCAAGAACATCGGCGCGCTGGCCATCATGATGCCGATCGCCTTTCAGATGGCGCGGCGCTCCAATGTCTCCCCATCCATGTTCCTCATGCCCATGGCCTTCGGCTCGCTGCTCGGCGGGTTGATGACGCAGATCGGCACGTCGCCCAACATCATCGTCTCGGGCGTCCGCCAGGAACTTACCGGCACGGCCTTCACCATGTTCGATTTCACCCCGGTCGGCGCCCTGCTGGCCTTGGTGGGCATTGTCTTCCTCGCCTTCTTCTACTGGCTCCTGCCCGAGCGCCACCGCGACCAGCACGGTCTCGAAAAGGCCATCGACATCAAGAACTACACCACCGAAGCGCGCGTCCCCGCCGAATCCGATGCCGTCGGCAAGACGGTGGCCGATCTGCACGCAGTAGCCGACGGCGCCGCCATGGTCACCGGCATTGTCGGCGCCACCGGCCATCGCCGCACCCCGCTCCCCGATGCCAAGTTGCGGGCCGGCGACATCCTCATGGTGGAAGGCGATCCCGACGCGCTCGACAAGATGGTCAGCCAGTCGGGCCTCACCTTCTCCGAGCGGCGCGGTGCCGCCACGCGCGACATCGCCGATACTGGCGTCATCGAGGCCATCATCGGCGAAAGCTCGCCCCTCATCGGCGCCAATGCCCAGGAACTGACCCTGTTCGACCGCACCGGCCTCAACCTGCTCGCCATATCCCGCCGCGACCAGCGCTTCACCGAGCGCCTCGGCCAGATCCGCTTCCAGAATGGCGACGTCATCCTGCTCCAGGGCCATCTCAAGCGCATTCCCGAGCTTTTGCGCGAATGGGATTGCCTGCCGCTGGTCGAACGCGGCCTGCGCCTCGGCAGCGTCCGCAACGGCCTCCTGCCCGTCGCCATCCTGCTTGTCGCCATGGGGGCCACCGCCTTCGGCGTCGTGCCGGTCGCCCCGGCCTTCTTCGCGGCAGCCGCAGCCATGATTCTCGCGGGCGCCCTGCCCTTGCGCGATCTCTACAATCAGGTCGACGGCCCGATCCTTGTCATGCTCGCCTGCCTCATTCCAGTGTCGGAAAGCCTGCAGGCCACGGGCGGCACGGATCTGGTCGCCGACTGGCTGACCGCAACTGCAGTCACGCTGCCCGGCTGGGGCGCCCTGGCACTCATCATGATTGCTGCGATGGCAGTCACGCCATTTCTCAACAATGCCGCCACGGTGCTGGTGATGGCGCCTATCGCGGCGGCTTTTGCCACCGGTCTCGGCTATAGCCCCGAGGCTTTCCTGATGGCCGTTGCCATCGGCGCCGGCTGCGATTTCCTCACGCCTATCGGCCACCAGTGCAACACGCTGGTCATGGTGCCCGGCGGCTACCGCTTCGGCGATTACTGGCGCCTCGGCCTGCCGCTCTCTTTCCTCGTCGTCATCGTTGCCGTGCCCGCCCTGATGATCGTC harbors:
- a CDS encoding DoxX family protein; amino-acid sequence: MFDRLSAYAPQALAVLRIVTAVLFFLHGTQKIFGFPATDFLPPAGSIFWFAGVIEIITSILIAIGFFTRPAALLASGTMAVAYWMVHAPGNLFPTNNGGDAAILFCFVFLYLVFAGPGAWSVNKK
- a CDS encoding phosphotriesterase family protein — its product is MKRLFTTLGALERHQLGLILPHEHVFVDLRTPDQQGYAQADPDDVVRLMAPQIEAIMAQGVTALVECSTGGVGLRVDIDLAISKATGLPIVVPTGNYREPWIPDWVRDASEAALERWMVGHLTDGVDDTGVVAAWIKVSAGDEGITPLETRILRAAARASAQTGAIIGSHTIKGRVVLDQLDIIEAEGGSASRFISIHTQEENDFGLHRAVFERGAWLEFDHIGRVADAEVVTLVTRALEAGQGERLLLSHDRGWYDPAQPGGGTPMPYTHLVDSFLPALRAVGVDDATITRLTHDNPFEAFAR
- the lipB gene encoding lipoyl(octanoyl) transferase LipB yields the protein MVMEELTPDSETCQIGSKLHRTDDRTVEWRIFDSPVDYETALAMMDERVARIAEGAAPEAVWLLEHPPLYTSGTSALPEDLLNPRFPVYPAGRGGQYTYHGPGQRVAYVMLDLTHRGRDIRCLVQGLEQWIIDTLAAHNVTGERREGRVGVWVQRPDKGIGREDKIAAIGVRVRKWITFHGIALNVAPDLSHYDGIVPCGITDQGVTSFEDLGLLVSMPEVDSVLRGRFEALFGATALAIPALSDQFAS
- a CDS encoding DUF6894 family protein encodes the protein MERYFFNHRDADGHLEMDIDGIILPSLNNALDEASFAARGAVALAEQQTEGCFEIEDAGRRLVARVPYAVRDEN
- the rimO gene encoding 30S ribosomal protein S12 methylthiotransferase RimO — its product is MNQAPKIGLVSLGCPKALVDSERIMTTLRAQGYSFSRDYAGADVVLVNTCGFLDSAKQESLEAIGEALNENGKVIVTGCLGVEENLIRETHPSVLAITGPHQYESVVSAVHEHLPPVPNKFVDLVPESGLKLTPRHYAYLKISEGCNNRCSFCIIPQIRGDLASRPAAGILSEAEGLIRSGVKELLVISQDTSAYGLDLKYATSKYRGREVKAKFYDLAKELGELGAWVRLHYVYPYPHVDPVMELMAEGLVLPYLDIPFQHASPNVLKAMRRPAHQEKTLNRILDWKRQVPDLTVRSNFIVGFPGETDEDFEMLLDFIEEAEIDRAGCFKYEPVTGATANELDGVVPDEVKEERFAQLMEVAQNVSFGQLQKKVGRTIDVIVDDVRPEENRVIARSKWDAPEIDGQVIVDEAHGIKIGDIVSVRVTDNDEYDLFAVPAQA
- a CDS encoding SLC13 family permease, whose amino-acid sequence is MTIPQMLAFTIIAGMMVAFMVGRWRYDIVAICSLLAALAVGIVPADMAFTGFANDIVIIVGSALVVSAAVARSGIMEVAIRRFLPGLSAPRLQLIVLVTVVTILSAFVKNIGALAIMMPIAFQMARRSNVSPSMFLMPMAFGSLLGGLMTQIGTSPNIIVSGVRQELTGTAFTMFDFTPVGALLALVGIVFLAFFYWLLPERHRDQHGLEKAIDIKNYTTEARVPAESDAVGKTVADLHAVADGAAMVTGIVGATGHRRTPLPDAKLRAGDILMVEGDPDALDKMVSQSGLTFSERRGAATRDIADTGVIEAIIGESSPLIGANAQELTLFDRTGLNLLAISRRDQRFTERLGQIRFQNGDVILLQGHLKRIPELLREWDCLPLVERGLRLGSVRNGLLPVAILLVAMGATAFGVVPVAPAFFAAAAAMILAGALPLRDLYNQVDGPILVMLACLIPVSESLQATGGTDLVADWLTATAVTLPGWGALALIMIAAMAVTPFLNNAATVLVMAPIAAAFATGLGYSPEAFLMAVAIGAGCDFLTPIGHQCNTLVMVPGGYRFGDYWRLGLPLSFLVVIVAVPALMIVWPF
- a CDS encoding FliM/FliN family flagellar motor switch protein; amino-acid sequence: MNTLDNIEVDITVELGATTIPIHHMLRMGRGAVIELDANEHDPLRIYANNTLIAKGEVNVEEGHLRVIVSEKVFRIG
- a CDS encoding DUF4282 domain-containing protein; its protein translation is MTLDDLKRLLTRQTLFRLDAILSPKLVPILYALGLAAILLWAISHFFFRFGYGFGDGLWGLLEIVVFGLLSLVALRIGCEALLVWFKSHENTGETVQRSRYSASLLDEVRDAIRDLAEEGEERDFAEADEYITPATEPVPYVPGQTSAGDLREPATEPGQTHKPRRTARRTPPKTMT